In one window of Zhihengliuella sp. ISTPL4 DNA:
- a CDS encoding C45 family autoproteolytic acyltransferase/hydolase, whose protein sequence is MTSPFPRPERRLQITADASDPLQRGVERGMQLRETLPGTIDAYDRLFRLGAVDEKTVRDDAERLLDAIDAHRPALRAQIEGIAAGADAEVWRVAALNGRTEILSRSIAVPPGECSTIVRSIRDADGRAHTLGVQTWDWHMEIAPYWHTIISRGGVHDYAGLTECGILGKIGVNSAGVALHFNILGHRSDRPEGIPMHVLAALVLEEASSVAHAVELVREAPVTSSGSFALFDAASDTVLLDISPEGVFSAPAITEGTWLRTNHFLTEAPAAHEKTWLYQPDSGQRWEFLRDRLLSAVAPTDAEQLRAMLVTGDGEPPVTCVPDLALPMGQRWASLATVVLDPVGRRADVLDGTPAENATRPHLALAL, encoded by the coding sequence GTGACGTCGCCCTTTCCGCGCCCGGAGCGGCGCCTGCAGATCACGGCCGACGCCTCGGATCCGCTCCAGCGCGGCGTCGAGCGCGGCATGCAGCTGCGTGAGACTCTGCCCGGCACGATCGACGCGTATGATCGGCTCTTCCGCCTCGGCGCCGTCGACGAGAAGACCGTGCGCGACGACGCCGAGCGGCTGCTCGACGCGATCGATGCCCACCGTCCGGCGCTGCGCGCGCAGATCGAGGGCATCGCCGCCGGTGCGGACGCCGAGGTCTGGCGCGTCGCCGCATTGAACGGCCGCACGGAGATCCTGTCGCGCAGCATCGCCGTACCGCCGGGAGAGTGCTCGACCATCGTGCGCTCGATCCGCGATGCGGACGGCCGTGCGCACACCCTCGGCGTGCAGACGTGGGACTGGCACATGGAGATCGCGCCGTACTGGCACACGATCATCTCGCGCGGCGGTGTCCACGACTACGCCGGGCTCACTGAATGCGGCATCCTCGGCAAGATCGGCGTGAACAGCGCCGGCGTCGCGCTGCACTTCAACATCCTGGGGCACCGGTCCGACCGGCCTGAGGGCATCCCGATGCACGTGCTCGCCGCTCTCGTGCTCGAGGAGGCCTCCAGTGTCGCGCACGCCGTCGAACTGGTGCGCGAGGCGCCGGTCACGAGCTCCGGCTCGTTCGCGCTCTTCGACGCCGCGAGCGACACCGTGCTGCTGGATATCAGCCCCGAAGGCGTGTTCTCCGCGCCCGCGATCACCGAGGGCACCTGGCTCCGCACGAATCACTTCCTCACCGAAGCACCAGCGGCGCACGAGAAGACCTGGCTGTACCAGCCTGACTCCGGCCAGCGCTGGGAGTTCCTGCGAGACCGACTGCTGTCGGCCGTCGCGCCGACGGATGCCGAGCAGCTGCGCGCGATGCTCGTGACCGGCGACGGCGAGCCTCCGGTGACCTGCGTACCCGACCTCGCGCTTCCGATGGGGCAGCGGTGGGCCAGCCTGGCCACCGTCGTGCTCGACCCCGTCGGCCGTCGCGCTGACGTGCTCGACGGCACTCCGGCGGAAAACGCCACCCGCCCGCATCTGGCGCTCGCGCTCTGA
- a CDS encoding HNH endonuclease signature motif containing protein, translating to MTNPPTDPLRLEERRRVRDAWAETRRRIAALEAEAAELLVAQIAFHDEDVVAAPHHRDAIHRSMVAEFAPAARLSTGTMEFAFADALALSTALPRVRETFHAGALSSAHVREIARASAIVDEAIRNRVVAPETMALFETAVLVVAEAETAARTRVHARCVASALVGETITERHRRAADERCVTVRSVDDGLAVLTAVLPEWAAVAIADRLSQLTRTVIQARDAGGATPPLTPTHDDLLTAQNTATDQSCGAPRSDATISSVDGGTFALDPEAESAPSDTRTWSQVQADLLTDLLLTADPSAVEGEGLAGVRGRLQVTVAATTLAGLDNRPAELDGHGALHPDIARALAGRDGGWTRLFLDPHGQVVETDAYSPTESMRRLLRARDQHCRFPGCRQPVHRCDIDHTWDHAKGGPTRVDNLAHLCRGHHVLKHPDIPEPQRWTVRQRPGGVLEWRSPLGAVHTDHAPRRVAFV from the coding sequence ATGACGAACCCGCCGACCGATCCCCTCCGCCTGGAGGAGCGGCGGCGCGTGCGAGACGCCTGGGCTGAGACCCGTCGACGCATCGCAGCGCTGGAGGCAGAGGCTGCGGAGCTGCTGGTGGCGCAGATCGCTTTCCATGACGAAGACGTGGTCGCGGCCCCGCACCACCGCGATGCCATCCACCGCTCGATGGTCGCCGAGTTCGCCCCGGCGGCGCGCCTTTCCACCGGGACCATGGAGTTCGCTTTCGCCGACGCTCTCGCCCTGAGCACGGCACTCCCCCGCGTGCGAGAGACCTTCCACGCGGGTGCTCTGAGCTCCGCGCATGTGCGGGAGATCGCGCGGGCGAGCGCGATCGTGGACGAGGCCATCCGCAACCGCGTCGTCGCGCCGGAGACGATGGCGCTGTTCGAGACGGCGGTGCTCGTCGTCGCCGAAGCAGAGACCGCGGCGCGTACGCGGGTGCATGCCCGCTGCGTCGCCTCCGCCCTCGTCGGCGAGACGATCACGGAGCGACACCGCCGCGCCGCGGACGAGCGCTGCGTCACGGTGCGATCGGTCGACGACGGCCTCGCGGTCCTGACGGCGGTCCTCCCGGAGTGGGCGGCGGTGGCGATCGCCGATCGGCTGAGCCAGCTCACCCGCACGGTGATCCAGGCCCGCGATGCGGGCGGAGCGACGCCTCCCCTGACTCCGACGCACGACGATCTGCTGACTGCTCAGAACACCGCGACGGATCAGTCGTGCGGCGCTCCTCGGTCGGACGCCACGATCTCCAGCGTCGATGGCGGCACCTTCGCCCTCGACCCCGAGGCGGAATCGGCCCCCTCAGACACCCGCACCTGGAGCCAGGTGCAGGCCGACCTGCTGACCGATCTGCTCCTGACCGCCGATCCGAGCGCCGTCGAGGGCGAGGGCCTCGCCGGCGTACGCGGGCGCCTGCAGGTGACCGTGGCGGCGACGACCCTCGCCGGCCTCGACAACCGTCCCGCCGAACTGGACGGGCACGGCGCTCTACACCCGGATATCGCCCGCGCTCTGGCCGGACGCGACGGCGGCTGGACGCGCTTGTTCCTCGATCCGCACGGCCAGGTCGTCGAGACGGACGCGTACAGCCCGACCGAGAGCATGCGTCGACTGCTCCGAGCCCGCGATCAGCACTGCCGGTTCCCCGGATGCCGACAGCCGGTACACCGCTGCGACATCGACCACACCTGGGATCACGCGAAAGGCGGCCCGACTCGGGTCGACAACCTCGCGCACCTCTGCCGCGGACACCACGTGCTGAAACACCCCGATATCCCGGAGCCTCAGCGCTGGACGGTACGGCAGCGACCCGGTGGGGTTCTCGAGTGGCGAAGTCCCCTCGGCGCGGTCCACACCGATCACGCCCCACGTCGGGTCGCCTTCGTCTGA
- a CDS encoding TetR/AcrR family transcriptional regulator: MSTPDTRPRTRKTPEQRAGEINDAAIAIAREKGLSALTLRAVASRAGVAPGLVSHYATSMDELVARTFRELTASELDDVRTQAETESEPAARVARMISTVLSSGHDDITLVWVDAWSLGRGSAALSVAIDEQMSAWQSFIAQLIEEGRSSGVFRTDDTDAVAWQILAMIDGIAAHALTRRTDAALFAARLAQACETLVGASQGTIAELLPTR; the protein is encoded by the coding sequence ATGTCAACACCCGATACGCGTCCTCGGACCAGGAAGACGCCGGAGCAGCGCGCCGGCGAGATCAATGACGCCGCGATCGCGATCGCCAGGGAGAAGGGGCTGTCCGCGCTGACGCTGCGGGCTGTCGCCAGCAGGGCAGGGGTGGCGCCGGGACTCGTCTCGCACTACGCAACGAGCATGGACGAGTTGGTGGCGCGCACCTTCCGCGAGCTGACGGCATCCGAACTGGACGACGTCCGCACCCAGGCCGAGACCGAGAGCGAGCCGGCGGCTCGGGTGGCGCGGATGATCTCCACGGTTCTCAGCAGCGGTCACGACGACATCACGCTCGTGTGGGTGGACGCCTGGTCCCTCGGCCGCGGCAGCGCAGCGCTGTCGGTCGCCATCGACGAGCAGATGAGCGCCTGGCAGTCGTTCATCGCGCAGCTCATCGAGGAGGGCCGGAGCTCCGGCGTGTTCCGCACCGACGACACGGATGCCGTGGCCTGGCAGATCCTCGCCATGATCGACGGCATCGCAGCACATGCGCTGACCCGCCGCACCGACGCCGCGCTGTTCGCCGCTCGGTTGGCACAGGCCTGCGAGACGCTGGTCGGCGCGTCCCAGGGGACGATCGCGGAGCTCCTTCCCACGCGCTGA
- a CDS encoding RNA-binding S4 domain-containing protein, translating into MVNSARVDSWLWAVRVYKTRSAATTACRAGHVRVNGAKAKAAQAVRAGDELRIRIAGFDRILIVRQILVKRVGAPLAALAYEDRTPEREPQAALGVRDRGAGRPTKRERRDIDRLRGRGDIQQG; encoded by the coding sequence ATGGTCAACAGTGCGCGGGTGGACAGCTGGCTCTGGGCGGTGCGCGTCTACAAGACCCGGTCGGCGGCGACCACCGCATGCCGCGCGGGGCATGTGCGCGTCAACGGCGCCAAGGCGAAGGCTGCACAGGCGGTTCGCGCGGGCGACGAGCTCCGCATACGCATCGCGGGCTTCGACCGGATCCTGATCGTGCGCCAGATCCTCGTCAAGCGCGTCGGCGCGCCGCTCGCCGCCCTCGCCTACGAAGACCGGACGCCGGAACGGGAGCCGCAGGCAGCCCTCGGCGTCCGCGACCGCGGCGCCGGACGGCCGACTAAGCGGGAGCGTCGGGACATCGATCGCCTGCGTGGACGGGGCGATATACAACAGGGCTGA
- a CDS encoding lysoplasmalogenase family protein, producing the protein MQRRTLPPAIVWALVPYAVVSALHVVLLALDHDLAAPTKLLLMPLLAVPVLVAARRIHPPVTVALLLVALLFSWLGDGAGALFPAAPELPLMLGFFGLAHIAYIVLFARHLARRRPPWWTAIYAVWWLGMILVLGPHTGPLLIGVALYGLLLAGTAAFAARCHPLVATGGAFFLASDTILAFRLFLPDALPAWSSPAVMLTYTLGQGLIVAGALVSLQRKEP; encoded by the coding sequence ATGCAGCGCCGCACCCTCCCTCCCGCGATCGTGTGGGCGCTCGTCCCCTACGCCGTGGTCTCCGCCTTGCACGTCGTGCTTCTCGCACTGGACCACGATCTCGCGGCTCCGACGAAGCTGCTGCTCATGCCGCTGCTCGCGGTACCGGTCCTCGTGGCGGCGCGGCGAATCCACCCACCCGTGACGGTGGCTCTGCTCCTCGTCGCCCTGCTCTTCTCCTGGCTGGGTGACGGCGCGGGCGCGCTGTTCCCCGCGGCACCCGAGCTTCCGCTCATGCTGGGCTTCTTCGGTCTCGCGCACATCGCCTACATCGTCCTCTTCGCCCGCCACCTGGCGCGCCGGCGGCCGCCGTGGTGGACAGCGATCTATGCCGTCTGGTGGCTCGGGATGATCCTCGTCCTCGGCCCGCACACCGGCCCGCTTCTCATCGGCGTCGCCCTGTATGGGCTGCTCCTCGCGGGCACCGCGGCGTTCGCCGCACGATGCCATCCGCTCGTTGCGACGGGCGGGGCGTTCTTCCTGGCGAGTGACACGATCCTCGCTTTCCGACTCTTCCTGCCCGACGCGCTCCCGGCTTGGAGCAGCCCCGCCGTGATGCTCACGTACACGCTCGGCCAGGGGCTGATCGTCGCCGGCGCCCTCGTGTCCCTGCAGCGGAAGGAACCCTGA
- a CDS encoding GNAT family N-acetyltransferase, with amino-acid sequence MSTITTALATTARWDDVQHALTGGGDGASCQCIWPVLPNKDWNQTTTPQRTDMFRAEIDEGPPPGLVAYVDGEAAGWIRIGPRTRQARIPRTRMIAASSTEPFDDESVWAVTCFVVRREHRGTGLNAELLDAAIAFAQELGARLIEGYPVDTRGEKQRANDLYHGTLGTFLRAGFTEKAVMKPGRVLVALDIAPNGTDSVKG; translated from the coding sequence ATGTCGACGATCACGACCGCGCTGGCGACGACCGCCCGCTGGGATGACGTGCAGCACGCACTCACCGGCGGCGGCGATGGGGCGAGCTGCCAGTGCATCTGGCCGGTGCTGCCGAACAAGGACTGGAATCAGACCACCACGCCTCAGCGCACCGATATGTTCCGCGCCGAGATCGACGAGGGCCCCCCTCCCGGGCTGGTCGCGTACGTCGACGGCGAGGCCGCGGGCTGGATCCGCATCGGACCGCGCACCCGGCAAGCCCGGATCCCCCGCACCCGCATGATCGCCGCGTCGAGCACCGAGCCGTTCGACGACGAGTCCGTGTGGGCGGTCACCTGCTTCGTCGTCCGCAGGGAGCACCGGGGCACCGGGCTCAACGCCGAACTGCTCGACGCCGCGATCGCCTTCGCGCAGGAGTTGGGCGCCCGCCTCATCGAGGGGTATCCCGTCGACACCCGCGGCGAGAAGCAGCGCGCGAACGATCTGTACCACGGCACACTCGGGACGTTCCTCCGCGCAGGTTTCACGGAGAAGGCGGTGATGAAGCCGGGGCGTGTGCTCGTCGCCCTGGACATCGCACCGAACGGGACCGATAGCGTGAAGGGATGA
- a CDS encoding purine-cytosine permease family protein, with protein sequence MSDTSAIPAPGAVAPGSESDFVDSASTPETRGIELIDDAQRHGRARDLFFVWSAPGVSVLNITVGASMTLVLGLEIWQALLVILASSALALLPGIVAISGPAAGTSGSVVQRAIYGIHGNKIVIAFYGWFISGVFLALNWVAASFIGGELLVRWGFPDPIAASILVAVVVSTITVIVAVYGHALILKAYLAISIGLFVIFALVIGFIAPALDWGFAQPEPLSGLPLWVSVTIAFALMASSPLSFSNSADMARYLPRDTKASGIIGATALGQLFPAVLITAFGVVLGGSIGPDSLANGIEYSLLEKLPAWLAPLFVLGVLVNCISLNGMTTYTASMALQSIGVPIRRIPSAILIGALGCAFTIVLVVASDLISAVNLMLQFLLIISVPTMGVYVADIVLRRNRYSGTDLFDERPGGRFWYTGGFGIPGLVSVVAGGFATAMFLSTTVWTGPLGAALGGLDLSVPVGLLVSMGLYAVLAGRAVRRQIGG encoded by the coding sequence ATGTCCGACACATCCGCCATCCCCGCTCCTGGTGCCGTCGCGCCCGGATCCGAGTCCGATTTCGTCGACTCCGCGAGCACCCCCGAGACCCGGGGCATCGAACTCATCGACGACGCCCAACGGCACGGGAGAGCGCGCGATCTGTTCTTCGTCTGGAGCGCTCCGGGCGTCAGCGTGCTGAACATCACGGTCGGCGCCTCGATGACGCTCGTGCTCGGCCTGGAGATCTGGCAGGCGCTGCTCGTGATCCTGGCATCGAGCGCGCTCGCTCTGCTGCCCGGTATCGTCGCCATCTCCGGACCGGCAGCCGGCACCTCCGGCTCCGTGGTCCAGCGAGCGATCTACGGCATCCACGGCAACAAGATCGTCATCGCGTTCTACGGCTGGTTCATCTCGGGCGTCTTCCTCGCGCTGAACTGGGTGGCGGCGTCGTTCATCGGCGGCGAACTGCTCGTGCGGTGGGGCTTCCCCGATCCGATCGCGGCATCGATCCTGGTGGCGGTCGTGGTCTCGACGATCACCGTGATCGTCGCCGTGTACGGTCACGCCCTCATTCTGAAGGCCTACCTGGCGATCTCGATCGGGCTGTTCGTGATCTTCGCGCTCGTCATCGGCTTCATCGCCCCGGCGCTGGATTGGGGGTTCGCGCAGCCCGAGCCGCTCAGCGGGCTGCCGCTGTGGGTGAGCGTCACGATCGCGTTCGCGCTGATGGCATCGTCGCCGCTGTCGTTCAGCAACAGCGCCGACATGGCCCGTTATCTGCCACGCGACACCAAAGCGTCCGGCATCATCGGTGCGACCGCGCTGGGACAGCTCTTCCCCGCGGTGCTCATCACCGCGTTCGGCGTCGTGCTGGGCGGTTCCATCGGGCCGGACAGCCTCGCGAACGGCATCGAGTACTCCCTGCTCGAGAAGCTGCCGGCCTGGCTCGCCCCGCTGTTCGTGCTCGGCGTCCTGGTGAACTGCATCTCGCTCAACGGCATGACGACCTACACGGCGAGCATGGCCCTGCAGTCGATCGGCGTGCCGATCCGCCGCATCCCCTCCGCGATCCTCATCGGTGCGCTCGGCTGCGCGTTCACGATCGTGCTCGTCGTCGCATCCGACCTGATCAGCGCCGTCAACCTGATGCTGCAGTTCCTTCTGATCATCTCCGTGCCCACGATGGGTGTCTACGTCGCCGACATCGTCCTGCGCCGCAACCGCTACTCCGGGACCGACCTGTTCGACGAACGGCCCGGCGGCAGGTTCTGGTACACCGGCGGCTTCGGCATCCCGGGTCTCGTCTCCGTGGTCGCCGGCGGCTTCGCCACCGCAATGTTCCTGTCGACGACGGTGTGGACCGGCCCGCTCGGCGCGGCGCTGGGCGGGCTCGACCTCTCGGTCCCGGTCGGACTCCTGGTCTCGATGGGCCTGTATGCCGTCCTTGCAGGACGGGCGGTGCGCAGGCAGATCGGCGGCTGA
- a CDS encoding agmatine deiminase family protein — protein MGWRMPHEGERHERTWMAFPRAGVTLGDGAAWRDTAYRAWTDVALAIAEFEPVTMVVDPTEMARARDMLGSAVEILESPLDEFWMRDFGPTFVLDDERPGVLGAVDWIFNGWGAPAWAEWQVSAGIARIVAAHVGAEHISSVLVNEGGGIHVDGEGTVLLTETVQLDPNRNPYADRARVEAELARTIGTTTAIWLPRGLTRDYDEFGTNGHVDIVAAFAAPGRVLLHRQDDAGHPDHVVTRELKAFLQDQTDAAGRPLEIIDVPAPATLRDDEGYVDWSYINHLVVNDAVIACGFGEDVADARARDILGAAYPGRQIVTVDARPIFARGGGIHCITQQQPATSGAPA, from the coding sequence ATGGGCTGGCGGATGCCGCACGAGGGTGAACGGCACGAACGCACCTGGATGGCGTTCCCGCGCGCGGGTGTCACCCTCGGCGATGGTGCTGCCTGGCGCGACACGGCGTACCGCGCGTGGACCGACGTCGCGCTGGCCATCGCCGAGTTCGAACCAGTCACGATGGTCGTGGACCCGACCGAGATGGCGCGCGCGCGGGACATGCTCGGCTCGGCCGTCGAGATCCTCGAGTCGCCGCTGGACGAGTTCTGGATGCGCGACTTCGGCCCCACCTTCGTCCTCGACGACGAGCGGCCAGGCGTCCTCGGCGCGGTCGACTGGATCTTCAACGGCTGGGGTGCGCCCGCATGGGCCGAGTGGCAGGTGTCGGCCGGCATCGCACGCATCGTCGCCGCACACGTCGGAGCCGAGCACATCAGTTCGGTGCTCGTGAATGAGGGCGGCGGTATCCACGTCGACGGTGAGGGCACAGTGCTGCTCACCGAGACCGTGCAGCTCGACCCGAACCGCAATCCCTACGCCGACAGGGCCCGCGTCGAGGCTGAACTCGCACGCACGATCGGCACGACCACAGCCATCTGGCTGCCCCGCGGCCTCACGCGCGACTACGACGAGTTCGGCACCAACGGGCACGTCGACATCGTCGCCGCGTTCGCCGCTCCGGGCCGGGTGCTGCTGCACCGCCAGGACGATGCCGGACACCCCGACCACGTCGTCACGCGGGAGCTGAAGGCGTTCCTGCAGGACCAGACGGATGCCGCGGGCCGCCCGCTCGAGATCATCGACGTCCCGGCCCCCGCAACCCTCCGCGACGACGAGGGGTACGTGGACTGGAGCTACATCAACCACCTCGTGGTGAACGACGCGGTGATCGCCTGCGGGTTCGGCGAGGACGTCGCCGATGCCCGCGCGCGGGACATCCTCGGAGCCGCGTACCCCGGGCGACAGATCGTGACCGTCGACGCACGCCCGATCTTCGCGCGCGGCGGCGGCATCCACTGCATCACCCAGCAGCAGCCGGCCACGAGCGGGGCGCCCGCATGA
- a CDS encoding amidase, with amino-acid sequence MIDVVEASIADLRQALETGAATSVALVQAYLTRIDAYDAPGTDTALNAVVVRNPDALAEAAASDARRADGQSLGPLDGIPYTAKDSYLVAGLTAACGSPAFADLVAQRDAFTIERLRAGGAICLGLTNMPPMANGGMQRGVYGRAESPYSADWLTSAFGSGSSNGSGTATAASFAAFGLGEETWSSGRAPASNNALCAYTPSRGVISVRGNWPLVPTMDVVVPHTRTMADLFEVLDVIVADDTDVRGDFWRAQPWVRIPAASEVRPSSYRDLAAADPRSALAGRRFGVPRMYVNADPDAGTGTTIGGATGQRIVTRASVIDLWEQACRDLEEAGAHVVDVDFPVVTNYEGDRAGAPTVNSRGLVSERFLRSEIEDLSAWAWDDFLRANGDPALDRLELVDGARIFPHPRGALPDRYAGFDDEIAGYPALVRERPYASFTDIPHLEEGVRGLEETRRVDLEEWMDALDLDAVIFPAVADVGPADMDVNPASADAGWRNGVWVANGNLAIRHLGIPTVTVPMGTMADIGMPVGLTIAGRGWDDTALLRLAAAFEATGERRTAPPRTPALPGEGRS; translated from the coding sequence ATGATCGACGTGGTCGAAGCATCCATTGCGGACCTGCGGCAAGCGCTGGAGACCGGTGCAGCTACCAGCGTCGCGCTAGTGCAGGCCTATCTCACCCGTATCGACGCGTACGACGCTCCTGGCACCGATACCGCGCTCAACGCGGTCGTCGTCCGCAACCCCGACGCGCTCGCGGAAGCCGCGGCGTCCGATGCCCGCAGGGCGGACGGGCAGTCGCTCGGCCCGCTGGACGGCATCCCGTACACGGCCAAGGACAGCTACCTCGTCGCCGGGCTCACCGCGGCATGCGGATCCCCGGCGTTCGCGGATCTGGTCGCTCAGCGGGACGCGTTCACGATCGAACGGCTCAGGGCCGGCGGGGCGATCTGCCTCGGCCTGACCAACATGCCGCCGATGGCGAACGGCGGGATGCAACGCGGTGTGTACGGACGGGCGGAGAGCCCGTACAGCGCCGACTGGCTGACCAGCGCGTTCGGATCCGGCTCCTCCAACGGATCGGGCACCGCGACCGCCGCGAGCTTCGCTGCCTTCGGACTCGGCGAGGAGACCTGGTCGAGCGGTCGGGCACCGGCGTCGAACAACGCCCTGTGCGCATACACGCCCAGCCGCGGCGTCATCTCGGTGCGCGGCAACTGGCCGCTGGTGCCCACCATGGACGTCGTGGTGCCGCATACCCGCACGATGGCCGATCTCTTCGAGGTGCTCGACGTGATCGTCGCCGACGACACCGACGTCCGCGGCGACTTCTGGCGCGCCCAGCCCTGGGTGCGTATTCCTGCCGCATCCGAGGTGCGTCCGTCGTCGTACCGAGACCTCGCCGCGGCCGACCCTCGTTCCGCTCTCGCCGGCCGCCGCTTCGGCGTGCCGCGCATGTACGTCAATGCCGACCCGGATGCCGGCACCGGCACCACCATCGGAGGCGCGACCGGGCAGCGTATCGTGACCCGGGCGTCCGTCATCGACCTCTGGGAGCAGGCATGCCGAGACCTCGAAGAGGCCGGCGCCCACGTGGTCGACGTCGACTTCCCGGTCGTCACCAACTACGAGGGCGACCGCGCCGGGGCGCCGACCGTGAACAGCAGGGGACTGGTGTCCGAGCGGTTCCTGCGCTCCGAGATCGAGGATCTCTCGGCCTGGGCGTGGGACGACTTCCTGCGCGCGAACGGCGACCCCGCGCTCGATCGACTCGAACTCGTCGACGGCGCGCGCATCTTCCCGCATCCGAGAGGTGCCCTCCCGGATCGCTACGCCGGCTTCGATGACGAGATCGCCGGGTATCCGGCCCTCGTCCGCGAGCGCCCGTACGCGTCATTCACCGACATCCCGCATCTCGAGGAGGGTGTGCGCGGGCTCGAGGAGACCCGCCGCGTCGACCTCGAGGAGTGGATGGACGCGCTCGACCTCGACGCCGTAATCTTCCCCGCCGTCGCCGACGTCGGCCCCGCCGACATGGACGTGAACCCGGCATCCGCCGACGCCGGTTGGCGCAACGGCGTGTGGGTCGCGAACGGAAACCTCGCGATCCGTCATCTCGGCATCCCGACCGTCACGGTGCCGATGGGCACGATGGCAGATATCGGGATGCCGGTGGGACTGACCATCGCGGGCCGCGGCTGGGACGACACAGCCCTGCTGCGCCTCGCGGCCGCGTTCGAGGCGACCGGCGAGCGCCGCACCGCGCCGCCGCGCACTCCCGCTCTTCCCGGAGAGGGACGCTCGTGA
- a CDS encoding amidohydrolase produces MTDTVTVYRNAVVFDGLADAPVQSAFAVRGERILAVGTEAQVHSAAGEGAAVVDLGGAFVMPGVIEAHAHLAMFGHAQGKVQLRDCTSVAQIQQRLLEARAANPDATIIEGVSWLFDALPDGVTQPTAAMIDEVIDDIPVFLDANDLHSTWVNTAALRAAGIDRDTADPIGGQVVRDEDGEATGFLLETAAMDLLADYLDGIRTEEEVDGHLELAFSAYLAAGVTGAADMGMTEQSIAALRRRLDRDGRLPFPVTAHWWLSSTGDPAADLAQVERAVQLRDELAATGTPWLKVVGVKFILDGVIDACTAAMVRPYADGSNADPIWSREAATPVAIAADRAGLQLAMHAIGDAASALAVDLVEACDRANGTGIGRRPRIEHLESVAPETVARMRAHGIAASMQPVHCDPAILDNWMAMLGDQRAEDGFPWNWFRDIDVPVALGTDAPTAPHEALHNLFIAMTGRSSIDRALPPYHPERAFTAAQALAAATSGAAHVGRIDDAYGRIAPGFFANVAVLDIDPLSAPTDDLLTGAVLLTLVHGEVAYRRP; encoded by the coding sequence ATGACCGACACCGTCACCGTCTATCGCAACGCCGTCGTCTTCGACGGGCTCGCGGATGCTCCGGTGCAGTCCGCGTTCGCCGTGCGCGGCGAACGCATCCTCGCCGTCGGCACGGAGGCGCAGGTGCACTCCGCGGCCGGTGAGGGTGCCGCGGTCGTGGACCTCGGCGGGGCGTTCGTGATGCCCGGTGTCATCGAGGCGCACGCGCACCTGGCGATGTTCGGCCACGCGCAGGGCAAGGTGCAACTGCGTGACTGCACCTCCGTGGCACAGATCCAGCAGCGGCTGCTCGAGGCGCGGGCAGCGAACCCGGACGCGACGATCATCGAGGGTGTCAGCTGGTTGTTCGACGCTCTGCCTGACGGCGTCACCCAGCCGACCGCGGCGATGATCGACGAGGTGATCGACGACATCCCGGTCTTCCTCGATGCGAACGACCTGCACAGCACCTGGGTGAACACCGCCGCGCTGCGCGCGGCCGGCATCGACCGCGATACCGCCGACCCGATCGGCGGCCAGGTCGTGCGGGACGAGGACGGAGAGGCGACCGGGTTCCTGCTCGAGACCGCGGCCATGGATCTGCTGGCGGACTATCTCGACGGCATCCGGACCGAGGAGGAGGTCGACGGCCACCTCGAGCTCGCCTTCAGTGCGTACCTGGCGGCCGGCGTGACCGGTGCCGCCGACATGGGGATGACAGAGCAGTCGATCGCGGCGCTGCGGCGTCGGCTCGACCGCGACGGTCGGCTGCCGTTCCCGGTCACCGCACACTGGTGGCTGAGCTCCACCGGCGACCCGGCCGCCGATCTCGCGCAGGTCGAGCGTGCGGTGCAGCTGCGCGACGAACTCGCAGCCACGGGCACGCCGTGGCTGAAGGTCGTCGGGGTGAAGTTCATCCTCGACGGCGTGATCGACGCGTGCACCGCCGCGATGGTGCGTCCGTATGCCGACGGCTCGAACGCCGACCCGATCTGGAGCCGCGAGGCCGCGACGCCGGTCGCGATCGCCGCCGACCGCGCCGGGCTGCAGCTCGCGATGCACGCGATCGGAGACGCGGCGAGCGCACTGGCCGTCGACCTCGTCGAGGCCTGTGACCGGGCGAACGGCACCGGCATCGGCCGCCGCCCGCGCATCGAGCACCTGGAGTCGGTCGCGCCCGAGACGGTCGCGCGCATGCGCGCGCACGGCATCGCGGCCTCCATGCAGCCGGTGCACTGCGACCCCGCCATCCTGGACAACTGGATGGCGATGCTCGGCGATCAGCGCGCTGAGGACGGCTTCCCGTGGAACTGGTTCCGCGACATCGACGTTCCCGTCGCGCTGGGTACCGACGCCCCCACCGCACCCCACGAGGCTCTGCACAACCTGTTCATCGCGATGACCGGGCGATCCTCGATCGACCGCGCACTGCCGCCGTACCACCCCGAGCGTGCGTTCACCGCCGCGCAGGCACTCGCTGCGGCGACGTCCGGCGCGGCCCACGTCGGCCGGATCGACGACGCCTACGGCCGGATCGCGCCCGGCTTCTTCGCGAACGTCGCCGTGCTGGACATCGACCCGCTGTCCGCGCCGACCGACGACCTGCTCACCGGAGCCGTGCTGCTCACCCTCGTACACGGCGAGGTCGCCTACCGGCGACCATGA